One window of the Amycolatopsis mediterranei genome contains the following:
- a CDS encoding sensor histidine kinase, with amino-acid sequence MPLNLPVRTRLTAVYVLTAAVLTAIGIVLFAATLDLGLDHRLDGQLRSRAVRLARVVARDGPAAVHAMTPAHANLLIQLIDPSGKAAAGSPDLGGVTLLDAGQVKSARRGGGYRTVGTGPDYRLYATPAETAAGTWTVVVATPLDLQNDLTRRVTWWLSGAAAVTVLVGGWGAWLLAGAALRPVEQLRREVSGISETDPSTPVRVPGTGDEVAALAETMNALLARISAGLTRQRQFVADASHEVRTPLTNLRTTLELAGAPGRSLPELREAVRHAEQETIRLGRLVDDLLVLAADDDHVPVDRMPGQPVLPLLDAAVTAARPVAAGKEVDLRVVADGSLAAPLHPGRIRQVLDNLLANALRHAPPGSEVVLSATADGDGLLIEVADEGPGFADGFAEQAFERFRRADTARSRAGGGSGLGLAVVRAVARAHGGEAAAANRPSGGARVGIRIPLG; translated from the coding sequence GTGCCCCTGAACCTTCCGGTCCGGACGCGCTTGACGGCCGTGTACGTGCTCACCGCCGCGGTGCTCACGGCGATCGGCATCGTCCTGTTCGCGGCGACCCTCGACCTGGGTCTGGACCACCGGCTGGACGGCCAGCTGCGGTCGCGGGCGGTCCGGCTGGCCAGGGTGGTCGCGCGGGACGGCCCGGCCGCCGTGCACGCCATGACCCCGGCGCACGCGAACCTGCTGATCCAGCTGATCGACCCGAGCGGGAAGGCCGCCGCCGGGTCCCCCGACCTCGGCGGCGTCACGCTCCTCGACGCGGGCCAGGTCAAGTCCGCCCGGCGGGGCGGCGGCTACCGGACGGTCGGCACCGGGCCGGACTACCGCCTGTACGCGACACCGGCGGAAACCGCGGCCGGCACCTGGACCGTCGTCGTGGCGACGCCATTGGACCTGCAGAACGACCTGACCAGGCGCGTGACCTGGTGGCTGAGCGGTGCCGCGGCCGTGACGGTGCTCGTCGGCGGCTGGGGCGCCTGGCTGCTGGCGGGCGCCGCGCTGAGACCCGTGGAACAGCTGCGCCGCGAGGTCTCCGGGATATCCGAGACCGATCCGTCCACGCCGGTGCGGGTGCCCGGCACCGGGGACGAGGTCGCCGCGCTGGCCGAGACCATGAACGCCCTGCTGGCCAGGATCTCGGCCGGACTCACGCGCCAGCGGCAGTTCGTCGCGGATGCCTCGCACGAGGTCCGGACTCCGTTGACGAACCTGCGGACCACTTTGGAGCTGGCCGGTGCGCCGGGTCGCAGCTTGCCGGAGTTGCGGGAGGCCGTCCGCCATGCGGAACAGGAGACGATCCGGCTCGGCCGGCTGGTCGACGACCTGCTGGTGCTCGCGGCCGACGACGACCACGTGCCCGTCGACCGGATGCCGGGCCAGCCGGTGCTGCCGTTGCTGGACGCCGCCGTCACCGCCGCCCGGCCGGTCGCCGCCGGGAAGGAAGTCGACCTGCGAGTGGTGGCCGACGGCAGCCTGGCGGCGCCGCTGCATCCGGGACGGATCCGCCAGGTGCTGGACAACCTGCTCGCCAACGCGCTCCGCCACGCCCCGCCGGGGTCGGAAGTCGTGCTCTCGGCCACCGCTGACGGCGACGGCCTGCTGATCGAGGTGGCCGACGAGGGACCGGGATTCGCGGACGGATTCGCCGAGCAGGCGTTCGAACGCTTCCGCCGGGCCGACACCGCCCGCTCCCGCGCCGGTGGCGGCAGCGGCCTCGGTCTCGCGGTGGTGCGGGCCGTCGCGCGGGCACACGGCGGCGAGGCGGCCGCCGCGAACCGGCCCTCCGGTGGCGCCCGGGTCGGCATCCGGATCCCGCTCGGCTGA
- a CDS encoding response regulator transcription factor, translating to MRLLIVEDEGYMAKLLGRGFAEEGYATDIAESGSQALVTAASMEHDAAILDVMLPDVDGFELCARLRQSGWHVPVLMLTARDSVSDRVKGLDAGADDYLCKPFSFVELCARVRALTRRAGIGRDVAVRLQAGSLRLDPLSRRVWSGPSEVYLSATEFTLLELLMHHQDQVLTRSRILDQVWGYRYPVTSNVVDQYVRYLRHKVGQDLIETVRGVGYRLRVTCP from the coding sequence TACATGGCGAAACTGCTGGGCCGTGGTTTCGCCGAAGAAGGCTACGCGACCGACATCGCCGAAAGCGGTTCCCAGGCACTGGTGACCGCCGCGTCGATGGAACACGACGCGGCGATCCTCGACGTGATGCTCCCGGACGTGGACGGCTTCGAGCTGTGCGCCCGGCTGCGGCAGTCGGGCTGGCACGTGCCGGTCCTGATGCTCACCGCCCGCGACTCGGTGTCCGATCGGGTCAAAGGCCTGGACGCGGGCGCCGACGACTACCTGTGCAAGCCCTTCAGCTTCGTCGAACTGTGCGCGCGGGTGCGCGCGCTGACCCGCCGCGCGGGTATCGGGCGTGACGTCGCCGTGCGGCTGCAGGCCGGCTCGCTCAGGCTGGACCCATTGAGCCGCCGGGTCTGGTCCGGCCCGTCGGAGGTCTACCTCTCGGCGACGGAGTTCACGCTCCTCGAACTGCTGATGCACCACCAGGACCAGGTGCTGACCCGCTCGCGGATCCTCGACCAGGTCTGGGGCTACCGCTATCCGGTCACCTCGAACGTGGTCGACCAATATGTCCGCTACCTGCGGCACAAAGTCGGCCAGGACCTGATCGAGACCGTTCGCGGCGTCGGCTACCGGTTGCGGGTCACGTGCCCCTGA